Genomic segment of Populus nigra chromosome 6, ddPopNigr1.1, whole genome shotgun sequence:
ttaattaatatataaaatagctTGATAGTACCTTTAtcgttaaaaaaacatattaaataaacTTCAACATTTCATTGACTGATCAAGATATTATAGAAATTAATCCTTTTAAAAGGCATGAATTGATCAAGGGGTGCAAGTTGATCAGCTCAAGCGTCGGCCGGGAAAAATGACATGTTCAACTGGGGCCACCTCACAGCTTGGGATATTTACTTGCTTTTGAACTAAAAAATCCACACTCTTGTTACTTAAATGTGTTGGATACTTATCTATActctataatgatattaaattttaagacatattttttcattaatgttGAATCACCAGAAGCAAAGCTATAAAATGCACTATTTAGTGCACTTGTCTTCAGCAAcacaagatatatattttttttccgttttcttctttttttccagttttttttctccaataaaaattcagaaaataTATTCATTTCTAAAGTAATAAAAACCGTGTTCAAATCAAACTTGTCTTCCATAATATTCTTGATATTTAAAGATACACACAGTTTGAGAGAAATTTTCTACCTAATTAAATCCAGCCTGATCTGCATACATGTTCTCAAACATTTTCAATTTGCTGCTGCTCTAGTTTAAATTAGGTAGGAGCAGTCATAACACGACCTGAAACACGGAATGGAAcggaaatcaattttttttctcggcAAGAGGCAGTAAACTAGACGACTTGAAGAAACTATTCGGGAGTGTACTTGTactgttgtttttaaaaaaacttaaaattaatatttttagtttttttttatagtatgttgatattaaaataaaaatatttattttaatatattttcaataaaaaataattaaaaaacaacctcCACTTACACTTGCTGAAAACTGAGATCCAAGTCAATTTAGAGCCAATTCATAACGCGCATAAAAAAATACAGTCAAGGTTCACATGAGAAAGTAGTCttcgaaataaataaaaaattaacatgtaaaaacccttcataaaaaacCGCAAGGCCGCCTCGAATCTTTAATGAGTTCACATTGAAACACTGGCGCAGATCAAGTGATTCTGGGTAAAGAGACAGGCATCATGAATAGCCTGCAAGCCATGATTTGTCAAGGACAACAATGCCCAACTTTTTCTAGAGCTACCTCTGATAATGAGCAGCATGAAAGGTCAAGCTCTTCCAACAATGGAGTTTTAGCAGCTACTGCAGTCAAtctctcataaaaaatattctggAAAAATACGAGCAGAAGGCTTTTGAGCTGAGTTGATCTGTAAAATAACCAACTCCTCGGCTTGTGATTTTTTTGAGTTCGTGGGAGCAGCCATCAAGAGATTAAAATGGatgatatatatacacacacacactgataTATTAGTCcgtgctataattttttttttaaatattttaaatctcaCAGCTAAACCAGACCCATAACATTGACTCTAACGATCAAACCAGACCAATAATATTCAATCTGCTACGAAGCCAGATCTACTTGGGGCTCTGGATATGCGGCCAGGCCTTTTTCTAGTTTATAAAAAGAGTGTATTTGAATAcgatatttattttacatgttgttccttctttctttctttttaaataaagtaaCACTTCGTCGTTGAACACATCCTAAACTtctctctcttcctcctctcttcGTATTATAATAATCAAACATTTGAAGAGGATGTGAAATAGTAGTGATCCTGCCACGACCCGCAGCTTCAAACGTGGAGATGTGACTCCACGGATTACTGTAGCCGCGTCTCCTCACTCATTTTGTCTTATTAGAGTTCATTTAGGATTATATctaggatttgttttttatttgtaaatatattaaaataatatttttattttttaaaatttatttttgatattattacattaaaaaatataaaaacaatatatatatatatatatatatatattcaaaaacatttttacaacacaaaaaacaaatatttaaaaagtaaaaaaataaagcatgtcTCTTCAAGCACTACATTTATATTTTAGAGTTGGATAAACTGACTTATATATAGCATTTAAAACTTGTTctgcataaattttaaaattatgatatttgacAATGCATTATaatctaaaatttgattttttataattaatttaagataaaaataagttaaaataactttaaattaaaaatatacttaatagaagcaactcaaaacatgtttttttaaaaaaataatatagtataagttagaatatataatttagaattataaattaattaaatcaagattttGTAGCAAACTcttaatttaagttaaaaacaaattttaacagATAAACCTTTCTTtgaataaacattaaaaaataatttaaaacaatttaaaaaatcatactaGACATGAGCTTAACATTCCTCTTCTATAACCGCTGCATATAGAtaaattataactatttttatttcgGAAACAAAGCTTAAAACATTTTTACaatgagataaaaaatacaattagatacctatctcattaaaaaaataaaataaaataaataatcaaacctACACGCGCGCACTGCATGTAgatgtgattattattatatataaaaaaaacaaaaataataaaaatacaaatatgttCGGTCGgaaaaacaaagatataaaaacaacttaGTGTAACTAGTTTCAAAATAGATAGCatatctaaaaaacaatatcttttattcataaaatattattgtaaaaaattattaattctaaACATGTTCATGTAAAACATGTAAGCATAAAAATacctattatattatttttaaaaattaacttgggtcgattaataataaaatccaGGTCACTAGTCGAGGTTTGAATCACAGGTTGGGTTGACCTAAGCCAAcatgagaataaaaataattgttattatagcTATAAAACTTTATTCGGAGATCAACCTGAGGCAATTCATGGGTTACGAGTAGGTTTAATTATCAAATCGAGTCAATACagtgacaaaaataattattatcgtAATTTTAAAATCCTGAATCAAGTTTTGACTTAGAGCAAGGCCTAAGTCATGTAGCAAGAGGGTCAACCCAATTTGACTCGAGtcagcataaaaataaaaattattattattatcgtttAAAAACCCGAGCCTGAAATCAACCTAGGGCAAGACTCATGTCACGAATCGAGAAGGTCAACTAGGTCAATATAAGgatcatagtttttagacctgGTCCGGTCCAAGGTCCGAGTCCCGAGTTTTAACAGGGTCACCcgagtcaatattttttttaaaaatcaaaacgacgccgttttagtaaaaaaacaaaaacaaaagtcaacgggtcACAACTGGGTTTTTGACTGGGTCTTGCCGGGTCAACCGGGTCACACTGAGTTTTTTCttcccttattttttcttcagcCCGAGCTActgggtcccgggtcgacccatCAGgacgagttttaaaattatgataaggataaaagttattattattataattttaaaacccaactcgGGAGACGTAAAGGGCAAGACCTGGGTCATTGGCCGAAAGGGTCACCTTGGTTGAcctatgttttttcaaataatccaaaaaacCTTGTTCCgaccataaatttttttaaaaagtcaacaagtttttgacccatgtttaaTCACAAGTCAACTTGGGGTTTTGATCGGATTAGGTTGAGTCAATTCttcttctatttgttttaactagaaccaatcCAAGTTCAGGGTTGGGCGGTTTTGGGCCAACCCTCCATGCTATTCCTAGTTTTATAACTTTATTCATtagaatattattaatttcaccacttaatataaaactaaaaaaatatgtaattatttttttaaatatacaagtgtttgacaataatatatattgtaggtaaaataatttttttatatattttatcatattttatctaCCATAACtaactagataaaaaaacattcattttatcttatataCAAGTATCAAATACAATTCTTTCTATctcttttgtatttatttttattatatttatctttttgtcCGAGGAAAGTAAATAAATGCCATGTAAGGGAACAAAACAAGGAGGTTGAAAAGCCACGCTAATTTTCTCGAGACAATCGATTGGGATAAGAAAAGGACAGTATTCCTTTTCCTCTCCAAAATCTACCATACACGTGTCTTACAATCTCCCTATTTACACGTGTAAACACCTCCTTAATATCTTCCATTCAAATCCCTCAGTCTAGTCAAGCCCTTAGATCTTCCCTAATTAATTCAGGTAGCAACTTTCTAATTATATTATCTCTCTGCAATTTCTTGACTAAAAACCCCATAAGATTAACCCCATTGATTAATGTCAGATGATTAGGTGGGGCCAATAGTGGTATTCCATCTTGTCAAATATGGACTCCCTCAaattatcatcttcttcttgtttttttttgcaagtacAAACCGATTTAAAACACAGTAAcaaattctttccttttccctcCGTCTGGGTTTTGTCTCTCACCTTTTCCTCTTCTCTCGtcgtttcaatttttttcccctcGACTAATATTTACCATTCCACCCCTATCGCCTCTTTCAGATCCATTATCAATTCTCACAATCTCTATCTTTAGGGTTTTAAGATttcaccactctctctctcttttcctttctctctgatctattttttcataaactcACAAAAATCGTACAATACCTGCATATTCTCAACTTATTTCAATCTAGTCCTTCACAGGATTATTCCGTACATAAGACAGACTAGTGATTAGATTTTAGAAgaagttaatttgtttttaagcaGAAATGTTGGGGACAGGATTGCAGTTAACGCGGGGACGAGGAGAAGAGGATCGGTTGTATAATGCCGTGAAAGCGCGCAAAGCTCACCGGACCGATCAACTCCGTAGAGCACGAAGCGATGTTACTGACGATAAACCGGTTGAGAACCGGACCGATGATTTAGAGCACTTGACTAAACCGGTAAAAGTTGCTGTTCCGGCTTCCGAGAGTAACCTGGATCGATTTTTGGAGTCGATCACGCCTTCTGTTCCTGCACAGTATCCGTCCAAGGTTTGGTggcattcaattatttttttttaaatttattagtaatttattgaaatgAATTTTGGTGGCAGACGACAATGCCGGTATGGAGGACGTGTGATGTCGAATTCGAGCCGTATTTCGTGCTGGGTGACTTGTGGGAATCTTTTAAAGAATGGAGTGCTTATGGTGCAGGAGTgcctttaattttgaatgatagtGACTGTGTTGTTCAATATTATGTTCCTTATCTTTCTGGTATTCAAATATATGCCGATTCTACAAAAATGCCTCCCAAGtcaaggtaaaaataaaaatactatttgtcatggttttggtttctgtttagctatttttttaaaacatgcctttttttttttatgttgacacATCGAAATGTTGTTACCTGTTATTTGCACTTTGTTACAATGTTGTTCTTGCGGGTTAGAGTCATTTGCCTCATTATAGCTTGCTGTTTGGTTTCTGTCATTTGTTTGCGAAACATGTACTGTTATTCCTGGTTTGCATCTGTATCTTCCATAATCCATAGTGCGCATTTAGTTTATGTAATAGGCTTGTATAGTTAATCTGAGTGTGGTCTATGTTTACTCTTTACCTTCGAGCTTGCATGTACTCATGTAGTGCTAATCCTAATGTGCAGCCAATCTGGTTTGAGTGGAGTTTGAGCCAGCTTCTCTTCAAGTTTACTTACAAACTTGGTGCTTACGGGCTATTATGAATTGTGTTTTTCTGCAGTAAATGTCAAAGATTTATATGAAGCCTCTCGTAAATGTAAATATGGagttaaattgttaatgttgttgCAAAACTTATCCTTCTCTTTGTGGGTAGTCAAGGTCTTACGCAGCtgctaaatgaaaaaaatgagactTCTGTCTTGAAAGATGATTCTAATATACATTTAGATTAGTACATCTAATTATTCTGCTAGATAGGATGTCATCGGGCCTTCTCTTGGGTTTTGATTTGTTGGGATAAGATCTTGTACTGTTGGGCAGTTGGTACTGTctgttaaattgttttttgaggCTGTTGAAATTGTGGGATATTGAACATGTGACAGAAAATGTTGTGTTGCATTTTATCAACAAAGTTATTTCGTGtatgatttcttttaaatacaTTTACACAATGGAATTGAACTCAGGTCCAACTCAATACAGCCCAGATTTCAACTTATTACAAtcttttcattagttttttactGTTTCCATTATCCTTTTTCATCTAACTAGATCTAAAGCCATATCTTGCGACAGCCTAATTCCCGATGAcagaatattaaaattacttGATGCCTCAGCTTTCAATAACTGGCCTACGCATTAGCTGTTTTGGAAGCAGTATCATGCTTGTGTCCTAGTGTTACTGTTCCGAAGCACAAATAGCTAGTGCTCAACTAAGCTCATTTGCGTGGTTAGATTTAGAAATGGTTCACAGAGGCTGACTCACACATACACTCAATTTTACTGATTACAATTTAGATTATCTTGTTCTCCTACTTTTTTTTAGCTGTTTACATGATTTTTGATTGGCTGATTGTATACTAGAACTGAAGGTTATTCTTGTGACAGGCGATTGGGTGAGGATAGTGACAGTGATTTTAGGGATTCAAGTAGTGATGGAAGCAGTGATTATGAGCATGAAAGAGGAGTGAAATGCTCGAGGGATCAATTGAATCATCATCATGTAACAGATGACTTTCCTCTTAGAATCGATAGATTATCGTTGAGAGATCAACACGTTGCCCATAAAGAGGACTTCTCCAGTGATGAGGGTGAATCTGTG
This window contains:
- the LOC133697711 gene encoding uncharacterized protein LOC133697711, which translates into the protein MLGTGLQLTRGRGEEDRLYNAVKARKAHRTDQLRRARSDVTDDKPVENRTDDLEHLTKPVKVAVPASESNLDRFLESITPSVPAQYPSKTTMPVWRTCDVEFEPYFVLGDLWESFKEWSAYGAGVPLILNDSDCVVQYYVPYLSGIQIYADSTKMPPKSRRLGEDSDSDFRDSSSDGSSDYEHERGVKCSRDQLNHHHVTDDFPLRIDRLSLRDQHVAHKEDFSSDEGESVNCQGCLLFEYLERDPPYSREPLADKILDLAFRFPELKMLRSCDLLPSSWISVAWYPIYRIPTGPTLKDLDACFLTYHYLHTSLGGGRVAQAPLMAYPSEVDGMPKISLPVFGFASYKFKGSLWTSNGGGDRQLANSLLQAASRFLRLLRVNHPDFLFFCRGDTKI